From the Candidatus Methylomirabilota bacterium genome, one window contains:
- a CDS encoding carbamoyltransferase C-terminal domain-containing protein → MIVLGINETHCATAAVLRDGRIVGCASEERFTRLKNDAGYPRLAIDALLKECGVLPAEIDVVALSGARAASREWLNRVLHDEAYGKEYYGVTWPSPRRALEKKMRKWGAKFGLIDASRGKFGISQGERFAFVTEHLGVSRDRIVCLDHHACHAAAAYYGSGFEGRDALVLTNDNSGDGLCATASTGKSLDLTRHEATPSSPGSLGAFYSFVTLALGMKFGEHEYKVMGMAPYAGEKYAKRAEAALREVFDLDEGKPARFRWLKPGERYALLLKATLGLRFDAVAGGAQRLLEDTLLRWTRLMHQRYGGRRLALGGGVFMNVKANMLIGQEDWVEELFAFPSCGDESNAIGAAYLGYLEECARRGVAGRVQPFGPAYLGNSVTDEDAEAVIRERDLEGRYKVAFHDRIEEKIADLLVSDGVVARCAGRMEFGARALGNRSILANPSDYRVVPLINRMIKNRDFWMPFAPTILAERAPDYLFNPKQHASPYMMLAMPTRAETREALVAAIHPQDATARPQILERSWNPEYHAVISEFERRTGVGAVLNTSFNLHGEPVVCSAADAVDTFERSGLPHVAVGHWLISKK, encoded by the coding sequence ATGATCGTCCTCGGCATCAACGAAACCCACTGCGCCACGGCGGCCGTCCTTCGGGACGGCCGCATCGTGGGCTGCGCCTCCGAAGAGCGCTTCACCCGCCTCAAGAACGACGCCGGCTACCCGCGCCTCGCCATCGATGCGCTCCTCAAGGAATGCGGCGTCCTTCCCGCCGAGATCGACGTCGTTGCCCTCTCGGGCGCCCGCGCCGCCTCGCGGGAGTGGCTCAACCGGGTGCTCCACGACGAGGCCTACGGTAAGGAGTACTACGGCGTCACCTGGCCGTCTCCGCGCCGGGCGCTCGAGAAGAAGATGCGGAAGTGGGGCGCGAAGTTCGGTCTCATCGACGCCTCGCGCGGCAAGTTCGGCATTTCGCAAGGCGAGCGGTTCGCCTTCGTTACCGAGCACCTCGGCGTCTCCAGGGATCGGATCGTCTGTCTCGACCACCACGCCTGTCACGCCGCCGCGGCCTACTACGGCTCGGGCTTCGAGGGCAGGGACGCGTTGGTCCTGACCAACGACAACTCCGGCGACGGTCTCTGCGCCACGGCGTCGACGGGCAAGTCCCTCGATCTCACCCGCCATGAAGCGACGCCCTCGTCCCCGGGCTCGCTCGGCGCCTTCTACTCCTTCGTGACGCTGGCGCTCGGGATGAAGTTCGGCGAGCACGAGTACAAGGTCATGGGCATGGCGCCCTACGCCGGGGAGAAGTACGCCAAGCGCGCCGAAGCCGCCCTGCGCGAGGTCTTCGACCTGGACGAAGGGAAGCCCGCGCGCTTCCGCTGGCTCAAGCCCGGGGAGCGCTACGCGCTCCTGCTCAAGGCCACGCTGGGACTGCGCTTCGACGCGGTCGCCGGCGGCGCCCAGCGCCTCCTCGAGGACACGCTCCTCCGCTGGACGCGCCTCATGCACCAGCGCTACGGCGGCAGGCGCCTCGCGCTGGGAGGCGGCGTGTTCATGAACGTGAAGGCGAACATGCTCATCGGCCAGGAGGACTGGGTCGAGGAGCTCTTCGCCTTCCCGTCCTGCGGCGACGAGTCGAACGCGATCGGCGCGGCGTATCTCGGGTACCTCGAGGAGTGCGCGCGGCGCGGCGTGGCGGGACGGGTCCAGCCCTTCGGCCCCGCGTACCTCGGCAACAGCGTCACGGACGAGGACGCCGAAGCGGTGATCCGCGAGCGCGACCTCGAGGGACGCTACAAGGTCGCCTTCCACGACCGGATCGAGGAGAAGATTGCCGACCTCCTGGTGTCGGACGGCGTGGTCGCGCGCTGCGCGGGCCGCATGGAGTTCGGCGCGCGGGCCCTCGGCAACCGCTCGATCCTCGCTAACCCTTCTGACTACCGGGTGGTGCCGCTCATCAACCGGATGATCAAGAACCGCGACTTCTGGATGCCCTTCGCGCCGACCATTCTCGCCGAGCGCGCGCCCGACTACCTCTTCAATCCGAAGCAGCACGCCTCACCCTACATGATGCTGGCCATGCCGACGCGCGCCGAGACCCGAGAGGCGCTCGTGGCCGCGATCCATCCTCAGGACGCCACCGCGCGGCCCCAGATTCTCGAGCGGTCGTGGAACCCCGAGTACCACGCGGTGATCAGCGAGTTCGAGCGCCGCACG